In a single window of the Elaeis guineensis isolate ETL-2024a chromosome 8, EG11, whole genome shotgun sequence genome:
- the LOC105050341 gene encoding glutamyl-tRNA reductase-binding protein, chloroplastic isoform X2 codes for MPLLPHALLSSTLPSSPLPTPSLPKNAPFCCPHRFFTLKYPSSRRLLRCSLVSVSTEAPPTMGEPRGSRLSPAEVSRTIMELSSTGTLSTLTPEGCPLGIGARFVVDPRGAPALCLNQPDSLFAIGGRASFHVQFEQSGSRTPQCTLLGSLSKSDDEFLLKKLGMKWEKQFGEQVNEELIYLMSIERVLHMEDFKENGVWVTSSEYMNAVPDPLRNFAEKIVEEMNFRHAEDVRRLCNVYVESGFQVTGAKMIWVDRLGFDLHIYSEKGVFAARIPFPREVADEKGVKSSFNSMSHLAWEVEKNYAVPDFEKVTFLKKIM; via the exons ATGCCtctccttccccatgccctccTTTCTTccaccctcccttcttctcctctcCCCACCCCCTCTCTCCCAAAGAACGCCCCTTTCTGCTGTCCCCATCGCTTCTTTACTCTCAAATACCCCTCCTCTCGCCGTCTCCTTCGATGCTCTCTTGTCTCCGTTTCCACCGAGGCGCCCCCCACCATGGGGGAGCCCCGGGGAAGCCGCCTCTCGCCGGCCGAGGTCTCGAGGACCATCATGGAGCTTTCCTCCACGGGCACCCTCTCCACGCTAACCCCCGAAGGGTGCCCGCTCGGCATCGGCGCCCGCTTTGTCGTCGATCCTCGGGGTGCCCCTGCCCTGTGCTTGAACCAGCCCGATAGCTTGTTTGCAATCGGCGGTAGGGCCAGCTTCCACGTACAG TTTGAGCAGAGTGGATCGCGGACTCCACAGTGCACGCTGCTTGGAAGCCTGAGCAAATCTGACGATGAATTTCTTCTGAAG AAGCTTGGTATGAAATGGGAGAAGCAGTTTGGAGAACAAGTGAATGAAGAGCTCATATACTTAATGTCGATAGAGCGGGTGCTTCACATGGAAGATTTCAAGGAG AATGGTGTATGGGTGACCTCTTCAGAGTATATGAATGCAGTCCCTGATCCTCTTCGAAACTTTGCTGAAAAAATTGTGGAGGAGATGAATTTCAGACATGCTGAAGATGTTCGGCGATTATGCAATGTTTATGTGGAGTCAGGATTTCAG GTAACAGGTGCAAAGATGATTTGGGTCGATAGGCTAGGTTTTGACTTGCATATTTATTCTGAGAAAGGGGTATTTGCAGCCCGAATCCCCTTTCCAAGAGAAGTTGCAGATGAGAAGGGTGTGAAATCATCATTTAATTCCATGTCTCATCTTGCATGGGAGGTTGAGAAGAATTATGCTGTTCCAGACTTTGAGAAGGTGACATTCTTGAAGAAGATAATGTAG
- the LOC105050341 gene encoding glutamyl-tRNA reductase-binding protein, chloroplastic isoform X1: MPLLPHALLSSTLPSSPLPTPSLPKNAPFCCPHRFFTLKYPSSRRLLRCSLVSVSTEAPPTMGEPRGSRLSPAEVSRTIMELSSTGTLSTLTPEGCPLGIGARFVVDPRGAPALCLNQPDSLFAIGGRASFHVQFEQSGSRTPQCTLLGSLSKSDDEFLLKKLGMKWEKQFGEQVNEELIYLMSIERVLHMEDFKENGVWVTSSEYMNAVPDPLRNFAEKIVEEMNFRHAEDVRRLCNVYVESGFQQVTGAKMIWVDRLGFDLHIYSEKGVFAARIPFPREVADEKGVKSSFNSMSHLAWEVEKNYAVPDFEKVTFLKKIM; the protein is encoded by the exons ATGCCtctccttccccatgccctccTTTCTTccaccctcccttcttctcctctcCCCACCCCCTCTCTCCCAAAGAACGCCCCTTTCTGCTGTCCCCATCGCTTCTTTACTCTCAAATACCCCTCCTCTCGCCGTCTCCTTCGATGCTCTCTTGTCTCCGTTTCCACCGAGGCGCCCCCCACCATGGGGGAGCCCCGGGGAAGCCGCCTCTCGCCGGCCGAGGTCTCGAGGACCATCATGGAGCTTTCCTCCACGGGCACCCTCTCCACGCTAACCCCCGAAGGGTGCCCGCTCGGCATCGGCGCCCGCTTTGTCGTCGATCCTCGGGGTGCCCCTGCCCTGTGCTTGAACCAGCCCGATAGCTTGTTTGCAATCGGCGGTAGGGCCAGCTTCCACGTACAG TTTGAGCAGAGTGGATCGCGGACTCCACAGTGCACGCTGCTTGGAAGCCTGAGCAAATCTGACGATGAATTTCTTCTGAAG AAGCTTGGTATGAAATGGGAGAAGCAGTTTGGAGAACAAGTGAATGAAGAGCTCATATACTTAATGTCGATAGAGCGGGTGCTTCACATGGAAGATTTCAAGGAG AATGGTGTATGGGTGACCTCTTCAGAGTATATGAATGCAGTCCCTGATCCTCTTCGAAACTTTGCTGAAAAAATTGTGGAGGAGATGAATTTCAGACATGCTGAAGATGTTCGGCGATTATGCAATGTTTATGTGGAGTCAGGATTTCAG CAGGTAACAGGTGCAAAGATGATTTGGGTCGATAGGCTAGGTTTTGACTTGCATATTTATTCTGAGAAAGGGGTATTTGCAGCCCGAATCCCCTTTCCAAGAGAAGTTGCAGATGAGAAGGGTGTGAAATCATCATTTAATTCCATGTCTCATCTTGCATGGGAGGTTGAGAAGAATTATGCTGTTCCAGACTTTGAGAAGGTGACATTCTTGAAGAAGATAATGTAG
- the LOC105050340 gene encoding uncharacterized protein, with translation MDSAQGGSNHLPAGPDHSLVPAATRVPDKGKRDEWSESGVLCLLEVYESKWLLRNRAKLKGSDWEDIARQVSARCSGMKGLKSPSQCKNKIESMKKRYRAESSAAHEPNSCSSWQFYARMDSLLKGTPNCAAQPKSNHNINLQALPKMENEVEVVGHLQDSNQDDASNTSPVDVKAVNNDNSDKKESRGDSDGSAPRSKAVNAEERTGRVGNPSKRRKESGNEMADSIRLLAESILKIEQAKIEMYKDSERMRAEAEIKRGEMELKRTEIIAKTQLQIAKLFAKKSQGRSSKSEGSSLRTELDMLPRRDVTDD, from the exons ATGGATAGCGCCCAGGGAGGCAGCAATCACCTCCCTGCTGGCCCAGATCATTCTCTCGTGCCGGCGGCAACAAGGGTGCCGGACAAGGGGAAGCGGGATGAGTGGAGTGAGAGCGGTGTGCTGTGCTTACTAGAGGTCTATGAGTCAAAGTGGCTGCTTCGGAACCGGGCGAAGCTGAAGGGGAGTGACTGGGAGGACATAGCACGCCAGGTGTCTGCTCGGTGCTCCGGGATGAAGGGGCTCAAGTCCCCTAGTCAGTGCAAGAATAAGATCGAGTCGATGAAGAAAAGGTACCGGGCAGAGTCTTCCGCTGCTCATGAACCCAACTCATGCTCTTCATGGCAGTTCTATGCCCGTATGGATAGCTTGCTGAAAGGTACACCAAATTGCGCGGCTCAGCCCAAATCCAATCATAATATCAATCTCCAAGCTTTGCCAAAGATGGAGAACGAGGTCGAAGTCGTGGGGCACTTGCAGGATAGCAACCAAGATGATGCATCGAACACATCGCCAGTTGATGTTAAAGCTGTTAACAATGACAACAGTGATAAGAAAGAGAGTAGGGGTGATAGCGATGGGAGTGCGCCGAGAAGCAAGGCGGTCAATGCTGAGGAGAGGACAGGGAGGGTTGGCAATCCATCCAAGAGGAGGAAGGAATCAGGAAATGAGATGGCGGATAGCATTAGGTTGCTCGCTGAATCGATCTTGAAAATTGAGCAGGCAAAGATAGAGATGTACAAGGATTCTGAAAGGATGAGGGCTGAGGCAGAGATTAAGCGTGGGGAAATGGAGCTCAAGAGGACAGAAATTATAGCAAAAACCCAGTTGCAGATTGCGAAGCTTTTTGCAAAGAAGTCACAGGGGAGAAGCAGTAAGAGTGAGGGCTCATCTTTAAGAACTGAATTGGATATGCTACCAAGGAGAGATGTAACG GATGATTAG